DNA sequence from the bacterium genome:
ACGACATTGAGAGACGGCGAGCAATCGCCGGGAGCCTCCCTCTATCCCGAGGAAAAGCTTCAAATTGCACAACAACTTGCTCGCTTGGGAGTAGATGTGATAGAGGCTGGATTTCCCATTTCCTCAAAAGGTGATTTTGAAGCAGTGAAGCAGATAGCGGAAACAGTTGAAGGTCCTATAATCTGCGCATTGGCGAGGGCTAAGGAAGAAGATATAAAAGCAGCGGGAGAAGCGTTGAAGCTTGCAAAGAGGAAACGCATTCATACCTTCATCGCCACCTCGGAAATACATATGAAGAAGAAACTGGAGATGACCCCAAGCGAGGTAAAGAAAGCGGCTATTGAAGCGGTCAAGCTCGCCAAAGAATACTCGGATGATGTTGAATTCTCCGCTGAGGATGCAACTCGTTCAGACCCTGATTTCCTTTGCGAGGTATTTGAGGCCGTTCTGGAAGCGGGCGCCACAGTGATTAATGTTCCAGATACCGTTGGCTATGCTCTCCCTTGGGAATTCGGTGAACTCATAAAGAAAATTAGAGGGCAAGTAAGAGGAATTGATAAGGCAATATTAAGCGTTCATTGCCATAATGATTTGGGGTTAGCTGTAGCGAATTCTCTTTCAGCCGTGTTGGCTGGGGCGAGACAAGTTGAAGGGACTATAAACGGAATCGGGGAGAGAGCGGGAAACGCTGCCCTTGAGGAAGTGATAATGACTATCATAACGAGAAAGGATTACTTCCCCTTAAGGGTTGATATAGATACAACCCAGATTTATCGCACAAGCAGACTTGTATCCGACCTAACAGGGCTGCCGATTCAACCAAATAAAGCGATAGTTGGTGATAACGCCTTTGCCCACGAGGCGGGAATCCATGTCCACGGAGTGATGAAGGACAGAAGAACTTACGAGATAATAGACCCTCGTCAAGTTGGCGTTCCTCAGAGCAGGATTGTTTTAGGTAAGCATTCCGGCAGACACGCCTTTGAGGAAAAGGTCCGTGAGTTAGGATACGACCTTTCAAGGGAGGAATTAGCAAGGGCTTATGTGCGTTTTAAGGAAGTAGCAGACAGGAAGAAAGGGATGACGGATAGGGATATTGAGGCTATAATCTCGGACGAGGTCTACACTCCACCGGAGATAATGAGTTTGGATTATGTACAGGTTACTTC
Encoded proteins:
- a CDS encoding 2-isopropylmalate synthase — protein: MSEKVYIFDTTLRDGEQSPGASLYPEEKLQIAQQLARLGVDVIEAGFPISSKGDFEAVKQIAETVEGPIICALARAKEEDIKAAGEALKLAKRKRIHTFIATSEIHMKKKLEMTPSEVKKAAIEAVKLAKEYSDDVEFSAEDATRSDPDFLCEVFEAVLEAGATVINVPDTVGYALPWEFGELIKKIRGQVRGIDKAILSVHCHNDLGLAVANSLSAVLAGARQVEGTINGIGERAGNAALEEVIMTIITRKDYFPLRVDIDTTQIYRTSRLVSDLTGLPIQPNKAIVGDNAFAHEAGIHVHGVMKDRRTYEIIDPRQVGVPQSRIVLGKHSGRHAFEEKVRELGYDLSREELARAYVRFKEVADRKKGMTDRDIEAIISDEVYTPPEIMSLDYVQVTSGSGLLPTATVRLIKENTAFVESAVGVGPVDAIYKAIAKIFATPHQLVDFRVESITGETEAIGEVTVRVEREGQIYSGKGASQDILEAAAKAYVQALNKLIAFTERK